The region ATTGGGGTATTTTGGAATGGTTGAATGATCGGTTTAGAACATTTGTGTGAGGATCGAGGGTTGGATTTGGGGAAATGACGGCTTGCCGCGGGGCGCGGTTTTTTGGAGGATGGGGTGTTATGGCAGGATTTGGTCACTTAGGGAAGCTTCATGAGTTGTGCCGGCTGCGCTCGACTTTGGAAGGGTTTGCGGCGGTGCGTTTGCGGGGCTTGGAGGAAGGCGAGCGGATAAGGGTGTTTGGGGAGTTTGATCGTCATTTAAAAATGATGCATCGGTGGGCGGTGGAGGGGAACCTTGGGGAGTTTCACCAGGCGGACATGGGCTTGCACCGGGAGCTGGTGAAGAGTGCGGGGGTGGAGGTGTTGGTGGGCAGCTGGGAGATGGTGGCGGGGGAGTTGGAGGAGTGGATTCGGCATGTGAAAAAGGTGTATTGGCCGAGCTTGATGACGTTGTATCGAGAGCATGAGTTTTTGATCGAGGCGTGGTCGTCGGATGAGGCCTGGGTGGCGGAGCAGGCGACGCATCACCATCTGGAGGCGGGCTGGTTCCGGGTGGCGAGTGCGCAGGGGGAGGAGGTGCAGGACATTCGTCCGGTGGACCGGGCGACGTCATTTATCTGCACGCATTTTGCCAGTGAGATTGATGTGGCGTGGCTGGCGCAGAATGTGAGTTTCGTGAGCGCGAGTCATTTGACGCGGCTGTTTCGCGAGAAGCTGGGAATTTCACCGCATGCGTTTTTGAAGCAGGTGCGGATGGAGCGGGCGGCGGAATTACTGAAGACTCAAACGGAACGGGTGGCGATGGTAGCGCAAAAGGTGGGGTATAAGAATGCTTCGCATTTTGTGCGCGATTTCAGGCAGAGGTTCGGGGGCACACCGGGAAAGATGAGGTCGGTCCCGTGAGGAGTGCAAGGAAATGATTAATCCGACAGGATCGTGTATTCTTGCGGGGGATCGAGAAGGTAGACTTCGGTGAATACCCGATCAATAAAAGGCTTGCCTTCAGACGGACTGGCGATGCATCCTTCAATGAGTGAAAGGTGAGCGTCGGGCTGTTGATTGGGATGAGGCATGACGGCGGAGTAGTGCTCGATGTCGGCGCTGTCCAGCAGAGCGCGGAGCCGAACCACTTCCTCTTCGGAGAGCAAAATCTCGCCTCCGGGACTTTCCTCACGCGGTTGGTCGCGCGCGGGTGAAGCGAAGCTGAACATCAGTTCTGTGGGAGAGTCGGTGGTAAAAAACACGACGCCGCGATTGGAATCGGCATCAAGGATCAACAAGGAGGTGCCTTCTTCTGCCGATTGCAGTTGCTCCAAGGCATTTTGAATGGCGGTGTCCGGGGCTTCAATCGAATCCATGAGCAACGTTGCTGGCTGTGTGGTGAAGGGTCAATGTTTTACTTGTAGGTGAGTTGGGCGGTGGCGGTGGTGTCGTTGTTTGAGATGGTGCGGACCCAGTAGGCGGTGAAGGCGGCGGGGAACTCGTGGGTTTTGGTTTCGCCGGAGGGGACTTCTATGGTTTTATAGGTGACCCAGTCGCCGGAGCCGGTGAGGTCGACTTGCACGTCGATGGTGATGGGGGTGGCGGATTGATGGCTGAGGGTGAGGGTTTTTTTGTCGTATCCGGTCATGAGATAGGGATCGGAGGGGTCGTTGGCTTTGAGGTTTGTGTTGAGCCATGGGCCGCCTTGGCCGCGGGGTTTGCCGGCTTTCCAGAGATCGTCGACGGCTCCGACCCAGAGGGCGGTGTTGGTTTCGGCGTTGCGAAGAATGTGGGGGTTGTCGGTGGGGGAGGCGTCGGGGTCGATGCCGCTGAGGAAGAGGAGGCCGCGATAGGTGGCATAGTCTTTGATGCGCAGGTTGTGGGTGGAGATGGGGCGCATTTTGGAGAAGCCACCGGCGTTTTCGGCGGGGAGTTCGTAGAAGGTGCCGTGGACGTTGAGGAGGTCGCGTTCGGTGGCGACTTCGCGGCACAGGCGTTCGGGTCCGAGGGGGCCGGGCTGGTCGAAGGCGGGGTCGTTTTTGGGGAGGCGCCAGCGGCGGTTTTGGTCGTCGATGTAGAGGACGGAGCTGTCTTCGATGGTGATGACGTTTTCGGGGATGGCGACGTTTTTGGTTTGCCAGGCGATGGCGGCGGGGTCTTCGACGGCTTTGAAGGTGAGGGTGTGGTCGAGGTCGTGAAGGGTGAGTTTGCTGTCGGGGTTTTGCTGGAGGAGTCGGAGGGTGCGATGGTTGCCGCCGCGAACGTGGAGGAGGCCGCCAGTGGGGTTGGGGGTGGTGGGGTTGGCGATGCCGGTGAAGATGTCGGAGGGTTCGGTGGGGCGGGTGTCGTTGTTGTGGTATTGGAAGAGGGCGGTGACGTTTTTGGCGTCGGCGCTGGGGGTGAGGCGGATCCAGGTGCCGGTTTCTTCGGGGGTGAAGAAGGTGTGGGTGTAACCTTTGGCAGGGACTTCAAAGGTGCGAAGAGAGGTCCATTGATTGTTGCCGTCTTTGTCGATTTCGAGGGTGAAGGTGACGGGGGTGTCGGATTGATGGGTGAGGTGGAGGAGGCGGTGGTCGTAGCCGCTGAAGAGGTAGGGGTCGCTGGGGGTGGCGGCTTGGATGGTGTCGTTTTGCCAGACGGCACCGCGTCCGATGAGGGGTCCGAATTGGGTGAGTTGGTCGGGTTTGACGAACCAGAGGTTGGACTGGGACTGGCCGGCGGGGACGGTGTGGCCTTTGGCTTTGCGGGTGTTGAGGAATTCGCTGGCGGCGGTGTCGTCGCAGCCGAAGACGATGTGGTCATTCCATTTGGCGAAGTCGCCGATGACTTTGAGGTAATTAGATAAGGGAGTGATGCCGGCGGAGGTGGCGGGGGTGAAGGTTTTGGGGAAGTGCCAGAAGGTGCCGTGCATGGTCATGAGGAACGGGTTGCCCTGGCCGATTTCGCGGATGCGCGGCCATTCGGTGTTCCAGCCGTGGGAGCCGTCGTAGCTGTGACTGCCTTTGGGGAGCCGGTAGGCGGTCCATTTGCCTTCGTGCAGGCACATGAGGATGAGGGAGCGGTAGTCCCAGCCGGTGGACCAGATGGGGTCGGTGTCGGGATTGGGGTTGCCGAGGATGCCGCCGGGGCCGGTGACTTCAGTGAACTGGTTGCGGCGGATGAGTTTCCAGTCCTGGCCGGGGGTGGTCCATTCGGCGAGGGCCCCAGAGGGGATGGTGGGGTCGGTGGCGATGCGTTTGTCTTGTTCGCCGTTGTTGGCGTAGATGAGTTTGCCTTGTCCGGTGTAGAGGCCTTTGCCGTGGTAGCCGGGGAGTTTTGAATTGAGAGTGGCGGGGGATTTTTCTTCGGTCTGGCCGGGTTTGGGTTTGTTGCCATCGGCGATGAGGCCGGTGATGGCGAGGGTGTGGACGTCGACTTCGTAGAGGCCTTCCTCCATAGTGGCGAAATAGAGTTTGTTGGCGGGGTCGGTGAGATGACGTGCGGTGCCGGTGAGGCGACCGGGCATGTGTTTGGGCTGGAGGGTGCGGACGTTGCGGTCGGCGTCGATGAGGTAGGGTCCAATGGCGAGTTGGTTCGATTCGGTGTGGATGAGTCGGTTGGCAGGGGTGCCGCCGACGCTTTCGGGACGGACGATGAGGTCGAGGTCGGGGGTGATTTCGTAGAGTTTGTCGGAGGATCCGAAGGGGAGGTGGGGACCGTAGGTGATGATCCAGAGTCGGTCGGCAAAGGGGACGACGGCACCGGTGCCGCATTCGCGTTCGTCGTTGAAGGAGGCGAGGTGGGGGTAGATGCCGGAGATCTGTTTGAGTGGTTGGGCGCTCAGGGGGAGAGCGGTGGCCA is a window of Phragmitibacter flavus DNA encoding:
- a CDS encoding helix-turn-helix transcriptional regulator, producing MTACRGARFFGGWGVMAGFGHLGKLHELCRLRSTLEGFAAVRLRGLEEGERIRVFGEFDRHLKMMHRWAVEGNLGEFHQADMGLHRELVKSAGVEVLVGSWEMVAGELEEWIRHVKKVYWPSLMTLYREHEFLIEAWSSDEAWVAEQATHHHLEAGWFRVASAQGEEVQDIRPVDRATSFICTHFASEIDVAWLAQNVSFVSASHLTRLFREKLGISPHAFLKQVRMERAAELLKTQTERVAMVAQKVGYKNASHFVRDFRQRFGGTPGKMRSVP